One region of Polynucleobacter paneuropaeus genomic DNA includes:
- the fabZ gene encoding 3-hydroxyacyl-ACP dehydratase FabZ produces MSKSTGIDINKILKLLPHRYPFLLVDRVLEITPRVSITALKNVTMNEPFFQGHFPDFPVMPGVLIIEALAQTAALLTFSEERAEDAVYYFAGIDGARFKKPVLPGDQLIMTATLERERAGIYKFQVQATVDGELAAEANITCAVRSKGA; encoded by the coding sequence ATGAGTAAATCAACTGGAATCGACATCAACAAAATCTTAAAGTTGTTGCCGCATCGCTACCCATTTTTATTAGTAGACCGTGTATTAGAAATCACTCCTCGCGTGAGCATTACTGCTCTTAAGAATGTCACCATGAATGAGCCATTCTTTCAGGGGCATTTTCCTGATTTTCCAGTGATGCCAGGAGTGCTAATTATTGAGGCCTTGGCACAAACGGCAGCGCTACTGACTTTTTCAGAAGAGCGTGCTGAGGATGCGGTTTACTATTTTGCTGGAATTGATGGCGCAAGGTTTAAAAAACCCGTACTACCAGGTGATCAACTCATCATGACGGCAACGCTGGAACGTGAGCGTGCAGGTATTTATAAATTCCAAGTGCAGGCAACTGTTGATGGAGAGCTAGCAGCAGAGGCCAATATTACTTGCGCAGTGCGTTCGAAGGGCGCGTAA
- the rnhB gene encoding ribonuclease HII — protein MSAIWICGVDEAGRGPLVGSVVAGAVILDPDQPIMGLKDSKKLSPARRENLYAEIILKAKAWGIGEASAQEIDQINILQATMLAMQRAVEDLVKKFGQWPHKALIDGNRCPKLPIASEAIVKGDAKEPAISAASILAKVTRDHQMQSLHALYPHYGFAQHMGYPTEAHFAALKQYGACNEHRRTFSPVRAILEGSSK, from the coding sequence ATGAGCGCTATCTGGATCTGCGGCGTCGATGAAGCAGGGCGTGGCCCCCTGGTAGGTTCGGTAGTGGCTGGAGCAGTGATACTCGATCCTGATCAACCGATTATGGGTTTAAAGGATTCCAAGAAATTGTCCCCAGCCAGACGAGAGAATTTGTATGCAGAGATCATACTCAAGGCGAAAGCTTGGGGCATTGGTGAAGCCAGCGCTCAAGAGATCGATCAAATCAACATTTTGCAAGCTACCATGCTTGCAATGCAGAGAGCGGTTGAAGACTTGGTGAAAAAGTTTGGCCAGTGGCCACATAAAGCCTTAATTGATGGTAACCGTTGCCCTAAATTACCTATTGCATCAGAAGCAATTGTGAAGGGAGATGCAAAAGAGCCTGCAATCTCTGCTGCCTCTATTCTGGCTAAAGTCACGCGTGACCATCAAATGCAGAGTCTGCATGCGCTTTATCCGCATTACGGTTTTGCGCAGCATATGGGCTATCCTACCGAAGCGCACTTTGCAGCACTCAAGCAGTATGGAGCATGCAATGAGCATCGCAGAACTTTCTCCCCTGTACGGGCAATACTTGAAGGATCTAGCAAATGA
- a CDS encoding OmpH family outer membrane protein: MKLYHSSKWISLGLVALVSLISLPQAFAQEVGTKVAVVNSEKVFNESNLAKAMQTRLQNEFTKRQNDLRDSAQKIKSAAEKLDRDAAVMSEADRIRRQRELADQDRELQRKQREFTEDLNQRTFEERAKIAEKANQVLKQIAEQRKIDVIVQEAAYVSPKSDITDDVIKALNNSK, translated from the coding sequence ATGAAGCTCTATCACTCTTCTAAATGGATCTCATTGGGTCTCGTTGCCCTCGTATCTCTCATTAGCTTGCCACAAGCTTTTGCCCAAGAAGTTGGCACAAAGGTAGCAGTTGTGAATTCAGAAAAAGTGTTTAATGAATCCAACTTAGCTAAAGCCATGCAGACGCGTTTACAAAATGAATTCACAAAGCGTCAGAACGATTTGCGAGATAGCGCCCAAAAGATTAAATCTGCTGCTGAGAAGCTCGATCGTGATGCTGCTGTGATGTCTGAAGCTGATCGTATTCGTCGTCAGCGTGAGCTTGCTGATCAAGATCGTGAACTACAGCGTAAACAACGTGAATTCACTGAAGATTTAAATCAGCGAACATTTGAAGAGCGTGCCAAGATTGCTGAGAAGGCCAACCAGGTTCTCAAGCAAATTGCTGAGCAGCGTAAGATTGATGTCATTGTTCAAGAAGCAGCATATGTTAGTCCTAAGTCTGACATTACCGATGACGTCATCAAGGCTTTAAATAACTCTAAATAA
- the lpxB gene encoding lipid-A-disaccharide synthase has product MDLPKLACVAGEPSGDLLAAPVLSALNQIPDMADLEVYGIGGPLMQAQGFRSDWPMETLSVRGYVEAIQQLPAILRLRKELIHTLLTENRPDVYLGIDAPDFNLGVEMQLRKAGIPILHFVSPSIWAWRAGRIKKIAQAVDRMLCIFPFETAIYERAGIAATYVGHPLASDIPLQPDTSGARQKLSQLLHLSSDKLDGTVVAVLPGSRGSEIELIAPIFFDTMAVLANKLKGQKLYFLIPVATARLRAPLEALKSQLQNQYPEIQIHLIDGQADLVLEAADVVLIASGTATLQAALWKKPMVISYKVPWLTGQIMKRQGYLPYVGLPNILCGEFVVPELLQNEAKPEALANALMTWLENPNKVTQLKSRFTEMHETLRRPTGLLVAQAVTHEIQSKHAQSKSK; this is encoded by the coding sequence ATTGACTTGCCCAAATTAGCTTGCGTTGCTGGCGAGCCCTCTGGTGATTTGTTAGCAGCACCAGTACTGAGTGCTTTAAATCAAATTCCGGATATGGCGGACCTCGAGGTCTATGGCATCGGTGGTCCTCTTATGCAGGCTCAGGGATTTCGCTCAGACTGGCCAATGGAAACCTTGAGTGTTCGTGGTTATGTTGAGGCGATTCAGCAGTTGCCAGCTATTCTGAGGCTTCGTAAAGAGCTGATTCATACTTTGCTGACGGAGAATCGGCCAGACGTGTATTTAGGGATTGATGCGCCTGACTTTAATTTGGGCGTTGAAATGCAATTACGCAAAGCGGGCATTCCAATCTTACATTTTGTATCACCATCGATCTGGGCATGGCGGGCAGGGCGAATCAAAAAGATTGCACAGGCAGTCGACCGCATGCTCTGTATCTTTCCTTTTGAAACGGCGATTTATGAGCGTGCTGGCATCGCTGCAACGTATGTGGGTCACCCCTTGGCGAGCGACATTCCTTTGCAACCTGACACATCAGGCGCTAGACAAAAGCTCTCTCAATTGCTGCACTTGAGTTCAGACAAGCTCGATGGAACTGTAGTTGCGGTTCTTCCTGGAAGTCGTGGCTCTGAGATTGAATTGATTGCCCCTATATTTTTTGACACCATGGCTGTGCTGGCAAATAAATTAAAGGGCCAAAAGCTCTATTTTTTGATTCCAGTGGCAACGGCTCGTTTACGAGCGCCGTTAGAGGCTCTCAAATCTCAATTACAAAATCAATATCCTGAAATTCAGATTCATCTTATTGATGGGCAGGCTGACTTAGTTCTTGAGGCTGCAGATGTCGTACTCATTGCTAGCGGTACCGCTACCTTGCAAGCAGCGCTTTGGAAGAAACCCATGGTGATCTCTTATAAGGTGCCCTGGTTAACGGGGCAGATTATGAAGCGTCAGGGATATCTTCCATACGTGGGCTTACCGAATATTCTTTGCGGTGAGTTCGTAGTACCAGAGCTTTTGCAAAATGAGGCAAAACCAGAAGCACTGGCGAACGCTTTAATGACTTGGCTAGAAAATCCAAATAAAGTGACTCAGTTAAAAAGTCGCTTTACTGAGATGCATGAAACTTTACGTCGACCAACTGGTCTTTTGGTAGCGCAAGCTGTCACCCATGAAATCCAGTCTAAACACGCCCAGTCGAAATCCAAATGA
- the bamA gene encoding outer membrane protein assembly factor BamA encodes MHLNIFFSRFVRFIAQVALVLASVCISAHAADSFVIKDIRLEGLQRVEPGTVFSYLPVQVGDTFTEEKGADAIRALYETGFFRDVQIQAQGDVLIVIVEERPTISRIEFTGMKEFDQEIVRKSLKSVGVAEARFYDKALIDKAEQELKRQYVSKGMYAAEVVATVTPVERNQVAIYFNIDEGPVAKIQEINFIGNKVFSESTLTGMMQLQVGGWLSWYTKDNLYSKQKLTADLETIRSYYLNRGYLEFVIDSTQVSITPDKKSIYLTISIKEGQKFTVQKVSLAGELLGKEAELMQLVQLKAGDTFSSAKLTESTKAIADLLGSYGYAFATINPQPDIHREQSEVDLTLVVDPGRRVYVRKVNISGNAKTRDVVIRREMRQFESSWFDGDKIELSKKRLGRLGYFTENNVTTQDVPGSPDQVDVNVDVKEKPTGSVSLGAGYSSTEKVILTAGVNQDNAFGTGQSIGLNGALGKVNQSLTLSNYDPYFTEDGISRYSDLFYRTSKPLYYIGDPDYQIKSLGTNIKFGVPYSEVDRVFFGTGFEAYQINTTINTPQPYLNYAQSYGIAAPGYPGTLTTYNVPLTAGWARDGRDSALIPSEGSLQQLSSEVGTPAGNMTYYRVYGQYQKYHSFSKANILSFNGEVGYGQAYGAYPFPITKNYYVGGIGSVRGYAPGSLGPTYYNTTYGTYQPTGGQSKIVTNVEYTVPVPGSGTEKTLRMFTFVDGGNAFGQNINLVLRYSYGLGISWISPLGPLKFSYGIPIKSQPTDNIQRLQFQVGTAF; translated from the coding sequence ATCCATCTGAATATCTTTTTCTCTCGGTTTGTCCGATTTATTGCCCAGGTAGCACTGGTTTTAGCCAGTGTTTGCATAAGCGCTCACGCAGCTGACTCTTTTGTCATTAAGGACATCCGCCTTGAAGGTCTCCAGCGCGTAGAACCCGGAACCGTTTTTAGTTATTTACCTGTTCAGGTTGGCGACACCTTCACCGAAGAAAAAGGGGCTGACGCTATTCGGGCGCTTTACGAAACCGGCTTTTTCAGAGACGTTCAAATTCAGGCTCAGGGCGATGTCCTGATCGTGATCGTGGAAGAGCGTCCAACCATCTCTCGTATTGAATTTACGGGCATGAAAGAGTTTGATCAGGAGATCGTCCGCAAGTCTCTCAAGTCAGTTGGCGTGGCAGAAGCCCGTTTTTATGACAAAGCCTTAATCGATAAAGCAGAGCAGGAATTAAAGCGCCAATATGTCAGTAAAGGGATGTACGCTGCCGAAGTGGTAGCGACTGTAACTCCCGTTGAACGCAATCAAGTTGCTATTTATTTCAATATTGATGAAGGCCCGGTTGCCAAGATTCAGGAAATTAATTTCATCGGTAATAAGGTGTTCAGTGAAAGCACCTTAACTGGCATGATGCAGTTGCAAGTTGGTGGTTGGCTATCTTGGTATACCAAGGACAATCTTTACTCCAAGCAAAAACTGACAGCTGACTTAGAGACGATCCGTTCTTACTACCTCAATCGTGGTTACCTTGAGTTTGTGATTGACTCTACTCAGGTCTCGATCACCCCAGATAAAAAATCAATCTACTTGACGATCAGCATTAAAGAAGGTCAAAAGTTCACAGTACAAAAAGTGAGTCTCGCAGGGGAATTGCTAGGTAAAGAAGCAGAACTCATGCAGTTGGTTCAGCTTAAGGCGGGAGATACTTTTTCCTCTGCTAAATTAACTGAGAGCACTAAAGCAATCGCTGACTTGCTGGGCTCCTATGGCTATGCCTTTGCAACCATTAATCCTCAGCCTGATATTCATCGTGAGCAAAGTGAAGTAGATTTGACCTTGGTTGTTGATCCTGGACGCAGAGTCTATGTGCGCAAAGTCAATATCTCTGGCAATGCAAAAACACGAGACGTCGTTATTCGTCGAGAAATGCGCCAGTTTGAGAGCTCTTGGTTTGACGGTGACAAGATTGAATTATCTAAAAAACGTTTAGGTCGACTTGGCTACTTTACAGAAAATAACGTAACCACTCAGGACGTCCCAGGCTCTCCAGATCAAGTCGATGTGAATGTGGATGTTAAAGAAAAGCCCACTGGATCTGTGTCATTGGGTGCAGGTTATTCCAGTACTGAAAAGGTGATTTTGACTGCTGGCGTAAACCAAGATAATGCTTTTGGTACCGGTCAGTCGATTGGTTTAAATGGTGCCTTAGGTAAGGTTAATCAGAGCTTGACGCTCTCCAACTATGATCCCTACTTTACAGAAGACGGTATTAGTCGCTACAGCGATCTGTTTTATCGGACCTCTAAGCCGCTCTATTACATCGGCGATCCAGATTATCAAATTAAATCATTGGGTACGAATATTAAATTCGGCGTTCCTTATAGCGAGGTTGATCGGGTTTTCTTCGGAACTGGTTTTGAGGCCTATCAAATTAACACTACGATCAATACGCCACAACCTTATTTAAATTATGCCCAGTCTTATGGCATTGCCGCACCTGGATATCCGGGCACCTTGACTACATATAACGTTCCATTAACAGCTGGATGGGCGCGCGATGGCAGAGACAGTGCCTTGATTCCGTCTGAAGGTTCTTTGCAGCAATTGTCTTCGGAGGTGGGAACGCCAGCGGGTAATATGACTTACTACCGAGTTTATGGCCAATATCAAAAGTACCACTCTTTCAGTAAAGCGAATATCCTGTCTTTCAATGGCGAGGTCGGTTATGGACAGGCCTACGGCGCTTACCCATTCCCAATTACCAAGAATTACTATGTTGGCGGTATTGGCTCAGTTCGTGGCTATGCTCCAGGCTCACTTGGTCCAACCTACTACAACACCACATATGGCACCTATCAACCTACGGGCGGCCAGTCGAAGATTGTTACAAACGTAGAGTACACAGTGCCTGTGCCAGGGTCTGGCACTGAGAAAACGCTGAGGATGTTTACCTTCGTGGATGGCGGCAATGCCTTTGGGCAAAATATCAACCTGGTGTTGAGGTATTCTTATGGTCTAGGTATATCATGGATATCACCGCTTGGACCACTGAAGTTTAGTTATGGTATTCCAATTAAGTCTCAGCCAACAGATAACATCCAGCGTTTGCAGTTCCAAGTCGGTACCGCGTTTTAA
- the lpxD gene encoding UDP-3-O-(3-hydroxymyristoyl)glucosamine N-acyltransferase, whose protein sequence is MPTAIELAKQFQASLVGEGSLSFDSLAPIELAQSNQIAFLSNPLYRQDAIESAAGALILSQADYEFLKDQAHSKNPNRIYFISNNPYATFAKVAQLFAKTSAPNYPAGVHASSVIDPSAQVPASCHIGPFVHIGPRVKLGERVCVLGNTSIAENSSIGSDTLLYPQVSVYHNVHLGERCIVHSGAVIGADGFGFAPNFSASGGEWVKIPQIGGVRIGDDVEIGASTTIDRGAMSNTEIGAGTKIDNQVQIAHNVIVGKACVIAGCAAISGSTKIGNFCIIGGAANFAGHLTIADRTTVSGNTSIIRSINEPGQHFTGVYPSMLHSAWEKNAAILRGLDKIRQRLRFLDQKKSEK, encoded by the coding sequence ATGCCCACCGCCATCGAGCTGGCCAAACAGTTTCAAGCGAGCTTGGTGGGGGAGGGTTCTCTCTCTTTCGATAGCCTAGCTCCTATAGAGCTTGCGCAATCAAATCAAATTGCTTTTCTATCCAATCCGCTTTATCGCCAAGATGCTATTGAGAGCGCCGCTGGCGCCTTAATCCTGAGTCAAGCGGATTACGAATTCTTAAAAGATCAAGCACATAGCAAAAATCCGAATCGGATCTACTTCATCTCGAATAATCCCTATGCTACGTTTGCAAAAGTAGCGCAACTTTTTGCCAAAACCTCTGCTCCAAACTATCCTGCTGGTGTGCATGCTAGTTCAGTAATTGATCCATCCGCCCAGGTGCCAGCTTCTTGTCATATTGGGCCATTCGTTCATATTGGCCCTAGAGTTAAATTAGGCGAACGAGTTTGCGTTCTAGGAAATACAAGCATTGCTGAAAACAGTAGTATTGGCTCTGATACTCTTTTATACCCACAAGTATCTGTTTATCACAATGTTCATCTTGGTGAGCGTTGCATTGTCCATAGTGGCGCCGTAATTGGTGCAGATGGTTTTGGCTTTGCCCCCAATTTTTCTGCAAGCGGTGGTGAGTGGGTAAAAATCCCACAGATTGGTGGTGTGCGAATTGGTGATGATGTTGAGATTGGCGCATCTACTACGATTGATCGTGGCGCCATGAGCAATACTGAAATCGGCGCAGGCACGAAGATCGATAATCAGGTGCAAATTGCACACAATGTCATCGTCGGCAAAGCTTGTGTGATTGCTGGTTGTGCCGCCATCTCAGGTAGCACCAAAATCGGTAACTTTTGCATTATTGGTGGAGCAGCTAATTTTGCTGGGCATTTGACTATCGCCGATAGAACGACAGTTTCCGGAAATACCTCCATCATCCGCTCCATAAATGAGCCTGGACAGCACTTTACGGGGGTTTATCCATCCATGCTTCATAGTGCTTGGGAGAAAAATGCTGCTATCTTGCGTGGGCTAGATAAAATACGGCAACGCTTACGTTTCTTAGATCAAAAGAAAAGTGAAAAGTAA
- a CDS encoding M50 family metallopeptidase has protein sequence MQSLITFAAFLLTLSIVVCFHEFGHFLAARLCGVKVLRFSLGFGKPIFTFKSKYSSTEWVLAPIPLGGYVKLLDGRDPQQTIAASEQSQAFDTKPLWRRSLIVFAGPLANFVLAICLLTIIYVAGVIQLPARLQAPPPDSVAASLGIAQGDQVLAWHPQTDKEFESVISWNALRWNLMDAISSQEGFALKMQDPSGRQFISDFLASQLPAMSSSEDPFSRLGILPVLPPASEYFTLKLDPLSGLIYASKRVWLISKVSLRLMGGLLTGQSSLKQLGGPLSIANMAGKTAQVGWQAYCAFLAILSISIGLLNLVPLPMLDGGQLLYDAWELVSGKRISTSLQEQFQKVGFILLISISLLALFNDLQRYFSP, from the coding sequence TTGCAGTCACTTATTACCTTTGCTGCTTTTTTGCTGACCTTAAGTATTGTGGTTTGCTTTCATGAGTTCGGCCACTTTCTGGCTGCTCGCTTATGTGGCGTTAAAGTGTTACGGTTTTCTTTGGGCTTTGGTAAACCAATATTTACTTTCAAGTCAAAGTATTCCTCTACGGAGTGGGTATTGGCCCCGATTCCATTGGGTGGTTATGTCAAGCTATTGGATGGTCGAGATCCACAACAAACCATTGCAGCATCAGAACAAAGTCAAGCTTTTGATACCAAGCCACTGTGGCGACGATCTCTGATTGTCTTTGCGGGCCCCTTAGCAAATTTTGTTTTGGCTATTTGTTTATTGACCATCATTTATGTTGCTGGTGTCATTCAGTTACCAGCCCGCTTGCAAGCACCCCCTCCAGACTCGGTTGCCGCGAGCTTAGGAATCGCCCAAGGGGATCAAGTTCTTGCCTGGCACCCACAAACAGATAAAGAATTTGAGTCGGTTATTAGCTGGAATGCATTACGGTGGAATTTGATGGATGCCATTAGCTCGCAAGAGGGGTTTGCTTTGAAAATGCAAGATCCTTCGGGACGACAATTTATTAGTGATTTTTTAGCTTCTCAATTGCCAGCAATGTCTTCTTCGGAGGACCCCTTTTCACGACTTGGAATTCTTCCAGTACTGCCTCCAGCTTCAGAATATTTCACCCTTAAATTAGATCCATTGAGTGGGTTGATTTATGCCTCCAAGCGGGTTTGGTTGATCAGTAAAGTGTCCCTGAGGTTAATGGGGGGTTTATTGACGGGGCAGAGTTCTTTAAAGCAGCTGGGAGGGCCCCTGAGTATCGCCAATATGGCAGGGAAGACGGCTCAAGTAGGGTGGCAAGCATATTGTGCTTTTTTGGCTATTTTGAGCATTAGTATTGGCCTACTTAATCTGGTGCCATTGCCAATGCTAGATGGGGGTCAGCTCCTGTATGATGCATGGGAGTTGGTCTCTGGGAAACGGATTTCGACCTCATTGCAGGAGCAGTTCCAGAAAGTGGGCTTTATCTTGCTGATTTCCATTTCCCTGCTGGCCTTGTTTAATGATTTGCAACGCTATTTTTCGCCTTGA
- the ispC gene encoding 1-deoxy-D-xylulose-5-phosphate reductoisomerase yields MTSKRRIAILGSTGSIGTNTLDVIRAHPERFEVVALTAAKQVERLAEQCVEFKPRVAVVSDAGSAKKLSELLLAKQVGTQVLYGPDALITAVLESDCDTVMAAIVGAAGLLPTLAAAKAGKRILLANKEALVMSGNLFMDAVRQGGGELLPIDSEHNAIFQCLPVHYSKSPSQHHGVEELWLTASGGPFRNTPIAELSQVTPEQACAHPNWVMGRKISVDSATMMNKGLEVIEAYWLFGLPIEKIQVLIHPQSVVHSMVRYCDGSVIAQMGQPDMRTPIAYGLAWPDRITAGVQSLSLTQQAALNFMEPDLQRFPCLSLAFQAGKQGGTAPVILNAANEIAVAAFLDNALQYLQIPEVVERVLNTTPPSTPSSLEDILEVDAKSRVLATDVIQRLHS; encoded by the coding sequence ATGACTAGTAAGAGACGCATCGCAATCCTAGGGTCAACCGGCTCAATTGGCACAAATACGCTGGATGTGATTCGTGCGCATCCGGAACGATTCGAAGTGGTGGCCTTAACAGCAGCCAAGCAGGTCGAGCGTTTGGCAGAGCAGTGTGTTGAGTTCAAGCCCAGGGTCGCGGTGGTCAGTGATGCAGGCTCTGCTAAAAAACTCTCTGAGCTTCTATTGGCAAAACAAGTGGGTACCCAAGTTTTGTATGGACCAGATGCTCTGATTACAGCAGTGCTTGAGTCAGATTGCGATACCGTGATGGCAGCGATCGTTGGGGCAGCAGGGTTATTGCCCACCTTGGCCGCTGCTAAGGCTGGCAAAAGAATCTTACTCGCCAATAAAGAAGCGCTGGTGATGTCAGGTAATTTATTTATGGATGCTGTGCGTCAAGGCGGTGGTGAATTACTGCCAATTGATAGCGAACATAATGCAATTTTTCAATGCTTGCCTGTCCATTATTCAAAAAGCCCGAGCCAGCATCATGGGGTCGAAGAGTTGTGGTTAACGGCCTCTGGCGGTCCCTTTCGTAATACCCCGATTGCTGAGTTAAGCCAAGTTACTCCAGAGCAAGCTTGCGCACATCCCAACTGGGTAATGGGTAGGAAGATTTCCGTCGACTCTGCCACGATGATGAATAAGGGGCTGGAAGTAATCGAGGCTTATTGGTTATTTGGCCTGCCTATTGAAAAAATTCAGGTATTGATTCATCCACAGAGTGTGGTGCACTCGATGGTGCGTTATTGCGATGGCTCAGTTATTGCTCAAATGGGTCAACCCGATATGCGAACCCCCATTGCCTATGGACTAGCCTGGCCCGACCGTATCACTGCAGGCGTTCAATCATTAAGCTTGACTCAACAAGCAGCCCTCAATTTTATGGAGCCTGATCTTCAGCGTTTTCCATGCCTATCGCTGGCATTTCAGGCGGGTAAGCAGGGCGGGACAGCCCCAGTCATTTTGAATGCAGCAAATGAGATCGCAGTCGCAGCATTTTTAGATAATGCGCTCCAGTATCTGCAAATACCGGAGGTAGTAGAGCGGGTATTGAACACAACTCCACCCTCTACTCCGAGTTCGCTCGAAGATATTCTTGAAGTAGATGCTAAATCCAGAGTGCTAGCAACGGATGTGATCCAGCGTCTGCACTCATAA
- a CDS encoding phosphatidate cytidylyltransferase: MLKTRVITAIVLLTILLAVLFVLPPIYLGGFFLLLLMASAWEWSRLILPNQPWLAYFYASVCLLIIAGLMLLHQPLGPFALMFFASIFWLLIAPLMLSRGLKIDLKKWSAPYFILGLVLLPATWFSVMFLREIGLLFLLSTMALVWIADIGAYFVGKAIGKRRLAPEISPGKSIEGAVGGLVLCYMYAGLCTFYLAPTLTLFGVWTYRFGWLPMFLMVTALTFLSIFGDLFESQFKRLAGVKDSSRLLPGHGGVLDRVDALIPVMPIAVLLVGFL, translated from the coding sequence ATGCTAAAAACAAGAGTCATTACAGCAATTGTTCTGCTTACGATTCTCTTGGCAGTGTTGTTTGTGCTGCCACCCATTTATCTGGGCGGGTTTTTTCTATTATTGCTTATGGCTTCGGCATGGGAGTGGAGCCGCTTGATTCTTCCCAATCAACCCTGGTTAGCCTATTTCTACGCCAGTGTCTGCCTATTGATCATTGCTGGTTTAATGCTCCTTCATCAACCCCTGGGGCCATTTGCTCTGATGTTTTTTGCCAGCATCTTCTGGCTATTGATCGCCCCCTTAATGTTATCTAGAGGGCTTAAGATCGATTTAAAAAAATGGTCGGCTCCTTATTTTATTTTGGGTCTTGTCCTACTTCCAGCAACTTGGTTTTCGGTCATGTTCCTGCGGGAAATAGGCTTGTTATTTCTTTTGTCTACGATGGCACTAGTTTGGATTGCTGATATTGGGGCTTATTTTGTGGGCAAAGCCATTGGTAAGCGTCGCCTTGCCCCAGAAATTAGTCCTGGCAAATCTATTGAGGGCGCTGTTGGAGGTCTTGTGCTTTGCTATATGTATGCGGGTCTATGCACTTTTTATTTAGCGCCTACCCTTACTTTGTTTGGTGTTTGGACTTACCGCTTTGGTTGGTTACCCATGTTTTTAATGGTCACTGCTTTAACCTTCCTGAGTATCTTTGGGGATTTATTTGAATCTCAATTCAAAAGATTGGCTGGGGTTAAAGATAGTAGTCGTTTATTACCAGGCCACGGTGGTGTGTTAGACCGAGTTGATGCATTAATCCCAGTAATGCCAATTGCTGTTTTACTGGTTGGGTTTTTATGA
- the lpxA gene encoding acyl-ACP--UDP-N-acetylglucosamine O-acyltransferase — protein MSLIHATAIVDSKAQLAENVELGPYCVIGPNVTIGAGSKIGSHTVIEGHTTIGKDNHIASFAAVGGPPQDMKYRGEPTQLLIGDRNTIREFTTIHTGTAQDAGITRIGNDNWIMAYVHIAHDCQVGDHTIFSSNAQIAGHVQVKDWAIMGGMSGVHQFVRIGQHVMLGGASVLVQDIPPFVIAAGDKATPHGINVEGLKRRGFSSETISALRQAYKTLYKDGLSFEEAKSELQKMVSNHAADPATAEKLAEFHDFIAASTRGIIR, from the coding sequence ATGAGTTTGATTCATGCGACAGCAATCGTCGACTCAAAGGCTCAGCTGGCTGAGAATGTAGAGCTTGGCCCATATTGCGTGATTGGCCCAAACGTCACGATTGGTGCTGGAAGCAAGATTGGATCACACACTGTGATTGAAGGCCACACCACTATTGGTAAAGATAATCATATCGCTAGCTTTGCTGCCGTAGGTGGTCCCCCCCAAGATATGAAGTACCGTGGTGAGCCTACGCAATTACTGATTGGTGACCGTAATACCATTCGCGAGTTCACTACCATTCATACTGGGACTGCTCAAGATGCTGGTATTACCAGGATCGGAAACGACAACTGGATCATGGCCTATGTGCATATTGCACATGATTGTCAAGTTGGCGACCATACTATTTTTTCAAGTAATGCCCAGATTGCAGGCCATGTTCAAGTCAAGGACTGGGCCATTATGGGTGGTATGTCTGGAGTCCATCAGTTTGTCCGTATTGGTCAGCATGTCATGCTGGGGGGCGCTTCGGTTTTAGTACAAGATATTCCGCCGTTTGTGATTGCGGCAGGTGATAAAGCAACACCTCACGGAATTAATGTCGAGGGTCTCAAGCGCCGAGGATTCTCAAGCGAAACGATTTCTGCATTACGCCAAGCTTATAAAACTTTGTATAAAGATGGCCTAAGCTTTGAAGAAGCGAAGTCCGAGCTACAAAAGATGGTCAGTAATCATGCAGCGGATCCGGCTACAGCAGAGAAGCTTGCTGAGTTTCATGACTTTATTGCCGCTTCTACGCGCGGCATTATTCGGTAA